In one window of Erwinia tasmaniensis Et1/99 DNA:
- a CDS encoding YccS/YhfK family putative transporter — MWRRIIYQPEVNYALRQTLVLCLPVALGWLLGDLQKGLLFSLVPACCNNAGLDTPHRRFFKRLVVGGSLFAGSSFVIQYAAAQGAPLPLILLAMALLLGVTGEISPLHGRLMPASLIAAIFTLSLAGRVPMWQPPLLYILGTIWYGVFNWFWFWLWKEQPMRETLSLLYRELADYCEAKYRHLNQLNDPSTAMPPLFARQQKAVDLITTCYQQIHMLAANRNQHYQPLMRAFQVALDLQEHIAVSLHQPEDVKKLVRQSHAEAVIRWNAQRIAARLRELADDILYHRFPKRFTLEQPLEALEKIVRQHPDNPVGNFCYYHFSRIGRVLRAQRPLYRRDLMADRQRRLPLLPALKSYLSLKSIALRTAARFGVMLTFASTLALFLNMPKPYWILMTVMFVSLNGYSATRVRIQHRALGTLAGLAVAALALRLHAPESMTLLVMLAITLVSYLFLRKFYGWATVGFTVTAVYSLQLLSLNGEGFLLPRLIDTLMGCLIAFGGNIWLWPQWQSALLRQNAHDALEAYQEALRMLLGNEQNVSRLANQRIKVNQAHNALYNSLNQAMQEPGFDSRYLSDMKLWVTHSQLIVEHINAMTIMAREHTMLTSSLAERYLQSCEIALQRCQQRLEYDGPGSESNVLEAPDNFQHGPVTLLEGHVERILDHLNTMHTISSLAWSQRPHHGHWLVHRPSKSS, encoded by the coding sequence ATGTGGCGGAGAATTATCTATCAACCTGAAGTGAACTATGCCCTGCGGCAAACGCTGGTGCTCTGTTTGCCGGTCGCGCTTGGCTGGTTGCTGGGTGATTTACAAAAAGGCCTGCTGTTTTCTCTGGTGCCCGCCTGCTGCAACAATGCCGGGCTGGATACGCCACACAGACGCTTCTTCAAACGCCTGGTGGTTGGCGGTAGCCTGTTCGCCGGCAGCAGTTTTGTTATCCAGTATGCCGCCGCCCAGGGCGCCCCCCTGCCGCTGATCCTGCTGGCGATGGCGCTGCTGTTAGGGGTGACTGGTGAGATAAGCCCGCTGCATGGCCGGCTCATGCCCGCTTCGCTGATCGCCGCCATTTTTACCCTTAGCCTCGCGGGCAGAGTGCCGATGTGGCAGCCTCCGCTGCTGTATATCCTTGGCACCATCTGGTACGGGGTATTTAACTGGTTCTGGTTCTGGCTGTGGAAAGAGCAGCCGATGCGCGAAACGCTCAGCCTGCTTTACCGCGAACTCGCGGACTACTGCGAGGCAAAATATCGTCATTTAAACCAGTTGAACGATCCCTCAACGGCAATGCCGCCGCTGTTCGCCCGACAACAGAAAGCCGTCGACCTCATTACCACCTGTTACCAACAGATCCATATGCTGGCAGCCAACCGCAACCAGCACTATCAGCCCCTGATGCGCGCATTCCAGGTGGCGCTGGATCTACAGGAACATATCGCCGTTAGCCTGCATCAGCCTGAAGACGTCAAAAAACTGGTACGCCAGAGTCACGCCGAGGCGGTGATCCGCTGGAACGCACAGCGCATCGCCGCGCGCCTGCGTGAACTGGCAGACGATATTCTTTATCACCGCTTTCCCAAACGCTTCACTCTGGAACAGCCGCTGGAAGCGCTGGAGAAGATTGTCCGCCAGCACCCTGATAACCCGGTCGGTAATTTTTGCTACTATCATTTCAGCCGTATTGGGCGCGTGCTGCGCGCCCAACGCCCGCTCTACCGCCGCGATCTGATGGCAGACCGCCAGCGCCGCCTGCCGCTGCTACCGGCGCTGAAAAGCTATCTGTCGCTAAAATCCATCGCTTTGCGAACCGCCGCCCGCTTCGGCGTCATGCTCACCTTTGCCAGTACGCTGGCGCTGTTTTTAAATATGCCGAAGCCGTATTGGATACTGATGACCGTAATGTTTGTCAGCCTGAACGGCTACAGCGCCACCCGCGTGCGTATTCAGCACCGAGCGCTCGGCACCCTTGCCGGGCTGGCGGTGGCCGCGCTGGCCCTGCGTCTGCATGCTCCAGAATCGATGACATTACTGGTAATGCTGGCCATTACTCTGGTCAGTTACCTGTTTTTACGCAAGTTCTATGGCTGGGCAACGGTAGGGTTTACGGTCACCGCCGTTTATTCCCTTCAGCTTTTGTCGCTGAACGGAGAGGGATTCTTATTACCGCGTCTGATTGATACCCTGATGGGCTGCCTGATCGCCTTCGGCGGCAATATCTGGCTGTGGCCACAGTGGCAGAGCGCGCTGCTGCGCCAGAACGCACATGACGCGCTGGAGGCTTATCAGGAAGCGTTGCGGATGCTATTGGGCAATGAGCAGAATGTTAGCAGGCTGGCAAACCAGCGTATCAAAGTCAACCAGGCACATAACGCGCTATATAACTCCCTTAATCAGGCAATGCAGGAACCCGGTTTTGATTCCCGCTATCTGTCCGATATGAAGCTGTGGGTGACTCATAGCCAGCTTATCGTTGAGCATATCAATGCAATGACGATTATGGCGCGGGAACATACTATGCTGACCTCGTCGCTGGCAGAACGCTACCTCCAGTCCTGCGAGATAGCCCTACAGCGTTGCCAACAGCGGCTGGAATATGATGGCCCGGGTTCGGAAAGTAACGTGCTGGAGGCGCCGGATAATTTTCAGCACGGGCCGGTGACCCTCCTGGAGGGTCACGTCGAACGTATTCTTGACCACCTTAACACCATGCATACCATTTCATCACTGGCCTGGAGTCAGCGCCCGCATCACGGCCACTGGCTGGTACACCGGCCGAGCAAATCGTCATAG